GGACCGGACAAATGTGGCGAGGACTACAAGCTGCACTTCATCTTCCGCCACAAGAATCCTCTGAACAGAGACATGGAGGAGAAGCACGCAAAGAGAGCCGACGTCGACCTCAAGAAATTCTACACTGACAAGAAGACTCACCTCTACACGCTGCGTATGTAGCTAATTTGAAGAGATTTAGCACTCGGTGTTGTTGCTTTGTAGTATGATCTCATTTTGGAGTAAGACTCAGATTTCATCAGATGACATTAAAATCCACTCTACTCTTCTACTTTCCTCACTTCTGTCTGTCATCAGTCCTGAACCCGGACAATAGCTACGAGCTGTTCATCGATCAGTCGAGCGTGAGCCGTGGCAACCTGTTGGAGGACATGGTGCCTCCAGTCAACCCGCCCAAAGAGATAGACGACCCAAATGACTCCAAGCCAGACGACTGGGACGAGAGGGCCAAGATTCCTGACCCAGAGGCTGTGAAGCCCGATGACTGGTGACTATAGCCTCCATACTAGTGTACAGAGTGACACACAAGTTGAGGCTAGAACTGAAGAGCGAGAATGTTCAGTTATTCTCAGTCTGGCTGTCTGTCAGAACAACACCATCCACAATTGACAGGCAGAAAACTCTtccttgcttttattttgaaagttcagttCTGTCCATTTTGTTCATTGGTCTCTGTCTTTGCAGCTAAGCTTGAACAAATCCAGAAACTATTTTGTTGGTCTTTAAACCAAATCTTTATTGATATATATTGGGTGTCAACATTAGGAGTACAGCGGAGGTCATCAGATGGGGTCTTTATGGGTAGAAGagttgaaatgtaaaaacataTTAGCAAATAACaaatcctgctgtgtgtgtgtgtgtgtgtgtgtgtgtgtgtgtgtgtaacaaagGGATGAGGATGCACCTGCAAAGATCGAAGACCCTGATGCACTGAAGCCTGAGGGCTGGTTGGATGATGAGTCGGAGTTTGTCCCTGACCCCAATGCAGAGAAACCAGAAGATTGGTAAACAAACTCTTTCACCCTGGTCTTACAGTCATGCTAACTGGAATGAGGAATGGTTCAGGGTGACAGCTTGTCGCTGTGTTTCCTTAGGGACGAGGAGATGGATGGAGAATGGGAGGCGCCGCAGATCCCTAACCCAGCCTGTGAGACAGCTCCTGGCTGCGGGGCGTGGAAGCGCCCCATGATCAACAATCCTCAGTACAAGGGCAAGTGGAAAGCCCCCCTGGTGGACAATCCTAACTATCAGGTAAATATTGTTCTGTGGTTTTATACACGTAACTTAAATTTATGTCAGTGTCCACCAAGTTGGCCCCTGCAATGCTGGTACTTTAGGATTTtcatagtttttgtttgtttttttttaaattaatttattattttttatctcTAGACAAAAGCTAAAACCGTGATGTTTGTATTATTAGTACATCTTATCGGTAAAACAGCAATGGCCAGTATATTTGTATTTGTGGGTCCTTCTGACTGTATCCTCCATGCTTTGTGTTGTCTCCTAAGGGAGTGTGGAAGCCTCGTAAGATCCTTAACCCGGACTATTTTGAGGACCTGCAGCCGTTCAGGATGACGCCATTCAAGGCTCTGGGACTGGAGCTGTGGTCCATGACCTCAGATATCTACTTTGACAACTTTATTATCACCTCTCACAAGGAGGTTGCTGACCGCTGGGCGTCTGACAGCTGGGGGCTGAAGAAACTGGTGGCCAGTGCTAACGAGGTCAGCAGCACGTGTGCGGGGTTGCTGTGTGCGTGTGACGTACCACAGAGCTGTCACGTTTCTGTGCAGAAGTTCTCATGGTTTACTCTTTGTCTCTGGTCCCTCTATCTCAACAGCCAGGGATTTTCGCTCAGCTGATGATGGCAGCAGAGGAGCGGCCGTGGCTCTGGGTGATCTACATTCTGACAGTAGGCCTGCCTGTGGGACTGCTCGTGCTCTTCTGCTGGCCAAAGGTACCAAGAGCCTGCTAAACATTATTAACTTACACTTCAGATCATAGGTGTGGCTTCCTGACTTTGCTGTGATGTCTCGTATTTGCATCCCAGAAATCGGATGATAACTACGTGTACAAAAAGGTGGATCCGCCCAAGGCTGAtgtggaagaggaagaagaggaggaggaggaagaggaggaggaggcagcagtAGATGAGGAAGACAAAGGAGCTGAAGCTACAGAAGCAGCACCAGCTGCAGGTGACACACATTCACCTATTGATACATTTATACTGCACTGTTCTGGATCATATTTTCTCCCCTTACtgtcctctttgtttttttttcctaatgcAACAGAAGAAGCTGAGGAGGATGCAGAAGCAGGAGGGGACAATGTAGAGGgtgatgatgaagaagaagaagaagaagaggaggaggaggaggaggaggaggaaggagaagaGGAAAGCAAAGCTCCAGGGAGAACATTAGAAGATGAGGTTGGTGTCTTCTGTTCAACAGAGGGAAATGATAAAAAATTAACAGCTGTGCAATCAGGGAACTTCTCAAGTCTTTGAcatattttctttctatttaCCACCAGAAGAGAATAAAATGAAACTATCAAGATGTGACTTAAGTTTAGCTTCAATTTAAGGGGTTGAACAGAAACAGTTGCGTAAATTGTGGAGGAATTACAGCCATTAATGCAGTGACTGTTTTGATTTGTCTCACTGTGTTGCTAAAAGCGCAAACTCACTCTCTGTTTACAAGATGACTGAAATGAGatcaaaatatgtttttagaGAAAGTAGATCCAAAAGATTTTCCGTAGCTGAACTGGTGGAAGCATTATTGTTTGCCTCTGGATCACTCAGGGTGTCTCTCAGCCCGTCTCCACGTTTGTAATCGGCACACTCGAGTCTGCTGCTGTCTGGGGCTCTCTTTGCCCTTATAGATATCCTGCAGTAGAGGTGGGCCGGTAGGGGTGACAGTTTCCCTCATGAGATGAGTCCAAAGCATCCCTTAATGAGGGGCTAATGTCCTCACTCAGAGCAGTGCAAGGAGCAGTAACCCTAAGGGGGCAAAATATGAAAATCCAAACAGCCTCAAACTCCAAACTTCACTTCAGCTGAGATCGATACATCTGacaggttttttattttttagctaCACAAAGAACAGAGATTTTGATACAGTACACACCACCTGTTTCTTCACCTTTTAACCAAATCTGGAACTTGAAACTCCACATTGCTGCAGAATTGTAACACAGCCACTAGAATAAAACTTTAATCTTACAGGTCACTTGGGAACTGTCGTTTGCGTTTGCAAGACGGGCTTTATGGTCAAAACTGCCCAATAACTCTCAACCTGACATGTCCCCCAACACCTCGTAAagcttttaacattttaataaagTGTCAGCTGCACGAGTGCTGTTTTACAGCTCCAGCATCAAACCTGACGCTTCGCTTTCTGTCCCGCAGATGAAGGATGAAGGAGACGTTGCTGAAGAGAGCCACAAACAAGCAGTGAGAAAGAGGAGGGTACGGAAAGACTGAGGAGGCAAACGTCATGCCTGCTGTCTCCTTTCTGCCCCAACGGGGAAGAGGTGGAAGGGTCGTCTCTGCCGCCGCCGCTGCTCCCTCCTCCCTGAGCGGAGCAGCATGCATTTCCTTTAACTGGTAGCCTGCTCTCACCCCACCGGCTGCCCCATccactcctcctcttccaccCACCCGCACCACATCCTGTACCATCCCCTCGTCTTGTTTCTCCCTCTTCCCGTCTACTCAGATAAGCTCCCCAGAGAGTCTGTGCATTTAGCTGTTTaccctcctcctccatccacCTACTTCATCCTTCTCTCCTTCTATAAGCCATCGCTGTCGAAACGCCTGTCAGccctaaaatgaaaaaaaagcccCGCCCCTCCTCCACTACAGTTCCTGCTCACCGTGTTTCTTCTGCCATCACATCCTCTCCTCTTGGAGCAGCAGAGAGCGCCTGTGCGTTGTTCGTCCCATTTTTACTGCATATCGTAGGGGCTAATTCTCTCAAGTTAGACTCCATTCTCTCAGtgtcctttttctttgtttaagaACGTGTTCAAGGACACTGTTTGGCAGATTTTCAAAATGTTCGGGTTTGAAGAGCAGGAGAGGACGCCGGGCTGTGAGGAAGGCTGTGTGAGATGTTACTACAGCTTCAGGACAGACAAATTCGCCTCAGCTTAGGGTTAAAGATTACCtcttctaaaaaataaaaaaaaatggatgttCTGTTTAGATTTCAGCTAGTTTGTAATGAGCATTAGTTCCTTTCATGTGTTTTATACTAAGTTATAGCATTTAAGAACTGAGGATTAGCACTGGTTAccatatttattgtttttggttGTAATTTCTTTTGCAGTACAGATAAATTTAATATTGCAGTGTTTTAAATGACTCGAGGCAGATTTCCTGAAACTAAATGCCTCTGACGTGCTTACTTTGAGCCAAGGTCTGTGACATCAAAGTGAAACTGTCAGCGCTTTGAGCAAAAATAAGTAACAGTTAAAGTCTCGGCCATCAGTTGGAAGACAGAACAAAAAGCTGTGAGGACATGTTTCATTCAGCAGTGCTTTCCCAGAATCTATCCCGGCTAGCCGGAGGCCAGATCTAGTTTGCAGCCTGGGGAAGATGTGACACTCATTTGTTTTCTATTACTGTCTCAAGCTTTTTGTAGTTCACCTTCTCGCCACACACTGGCAGATATCCCTGTTTACATTTGTTTGCAAATTGTACATTGCTCTTGAAAATAAACTTATTTAATAAGAAAACTTATTCTGGGATTTATTCAGACTGGACAAAGATGCATACGccctctgtaaacacttttaTGATGACTTTATGGACTTCAATAGTTTAGAAATGAATGGTCCctataaaagtcaaaaataatgataaagCAGGATATGCTTTAGAGGAGGCCTCACTCATCATCTCTGGTTTAAAGCTGTCAATGAATATTAGGAATTTGATTATACAGTTTGTGTAAATAATTGATTATGGAGACAGCACAGAATGCAAGGCTGGATTTTTTCAGACGTGGTGCTGTTGGGGGTCGATGGAGCGCTGTGTATACAGTGTGTTAAAGTCAGAACAGCTGATGGGCAGGGGACTAGGTGATGCTCTCAAAGCTCAAACAAATGCTGATGGTAGACACTCATTTTGGGGCTTTTATATCCCTGTGATTCCTTTTTTTATCTAAATGGCAAACCAAAGAAAATtcttaccccccccccccagttttatccatacaaataaaattgaaatcaGTGTGATGACTCAGTGAATGctttcagatatttttctgttcttaaGTCATATTCAACTCGCCTACAGTCCTTATTGCCATGCgctacagcaggggtgtcaaacacaaggcccgggggccagaatcggcccagcaaagactccaaCTTGTCCAGCTGGAAGCCTGTGGAAAATGTGGAGTGCAGAGATTTAGAACTTTTCTTatatttattatgtatttattatgtattcTTATAAACTTTATAAATTTCATAAACCTAGTAGTTAActaatagataaacaattaaatgttgtttttctgtgaaataaaaactttgttttataaacTGCACGACACTCGAACAAGTATTAGGGTCacttcaggaaaaaaaattgatcattttgagaataaagttaAGATTAAAGCCTTCTATAAAATGCCCGTGTAGATGAGTTAGTGAAATTGTACTTCAGAATCTGTTTTAATTACAAGGAAATGATTACTCTTTTAGCACACGAACGCAACGCGGCGATAAGGACGTCGAAGAGATGGTGCAGAAAGCTGCATCTGGTCAGacgggaaaaagaaaacaaacttggAGTCCCGTCAGTCTGGGCCATGAACTACCGGGGCAATaaactttttctgtaattttatacatttatcatataaaaaaaactctGAGACAAAATGCTGAAATTGTTCTTGTGTCTTATATTAAGACGTCTCAGGGGTTAAATGTTTAGTtaagtgtgtaagtgtgtgtagCCCATGATGTCAAATGATTTTTACATCCCTGCTCTATTGTCTGAGACACACAGCACCAACCAATGGGGGATGCCACagtggctatgtccatcttAATATACAGACTTCAGGTTGTACAGGTGACAAAATAACCAGCGAGAGGCTCGATCTCAGGATTTTATTAAAACAGAAAGAGTTTAAAGGCAAAGGTGCAGAGCGTCTACATACAGGATGATACGAGGACGTGTGCAGGCAGGGCACAGGCAGCATGctggaaacaaattaaaatcctACTGTACAACTGTACAAAATAACATCACTAAATTACAGCATGTACAGCACTCACTGCCTCCCCTAGCCTTCCTAATTCCTTACTTTACAAACAACACATTACTGTTTGGGATAACTGggaaaattcattttaaaagcaaATTAAATCTTTGCTCAGAGTAAATTTCACTTCGCCCCTTCCCTCTCGTCCCTTTTTATCTGAAGAAGACGACACTGTGCGCACCCTCCCCCCTCCGAGTACATCAACTCATCTTACGATCAAATCCATCTTGCAGGCCTGGATTAATGGATCGATAACACTCCAGGCCTCTTTGCAGCTTTTTGCTCCTGCAGTTAAAGGGGAAGGCAGGGAACAAATGCAACTTTTAGAGTATTTATCCAGTGGCCTTTGGAATTATATGGACCAAACACGCACTAATAGGTTCACAGGtctgcaaaaacacagaaaatccgACTTGAGTGAAGTTAATAAAGACAAAATCTGGTACTAGAGTGCAAGTTTACAAGACTTTTAGTATctgtgcttttatttatattgctaaCAAGCTTTCAAAGGTATCTGCACATCCTGGATCCACCTactattgattaaaaaaagttcTTGGTAACTTTATACAGTCTGTTTTTCAGTGAGTATTGAATTATTGACATCTCAGTAGATATGCTAATctgccaaacaaacaaacaaacaaacaaaaaaaaccatacaacaaaaaaaaccatacATAAACAGAAATCACTCAAACATGCCAAATACACTCTGCATAATACTGTTCAGCTTGCCAGCTTTTAAGTGGAGGAACACAGtcgtgctttacagagacaagatgacatccaagacctgaacagATCCAGCTGTCgtacaaaatactttacaaaaataaataaattaaaccaGTGCTGATAATGAGGTTCATGGTCAAAGAGGATCTGTAAtatctgtggtttgttttggGGTCACCTTTAAACAGAACACGTCAAAGGCGGGACATCCGCAGGAAATCAGAACTGGcctcaaacagaaacacagctttgtttgttggttttttacACATACCGGATTGACAGCAAGCATTAGGGACAAACTCGAGGTAAGAAGTCCCTCAACCTCTTAATTTACTGTTATTGAGTTAAAGGGGTGACATCTACTTTGTCTGTAGTGTTTAGAGGAAGCTGATGAAAAACAGCCCTGGTCCAAATGAATGTTATATACACATATTTCTTACATCTATAAGTCCGTTTATGGGGttatttgatatttattttgttagttTGACTTGGGTAAGTGGTTAAAGAAACTCCCATTTCTGCTGAGGAAACAAACCCCTCTCCACGTCTCCATGATGGGTTTCCTCTCCCAGTTGCTGGCCCAGGACTCCAGCTTTCTACTGAGGGTAACTCACTTCCTCTTGCTCTTGGTGTCGGTAGTCTGGAAGACGCTCGAGGCCGACATGAGGTTCTCAATGTACTGACCAAGGACCTGGTTCTCAGACTTTAGCTTCAGGTTCTCCTCTTTGACTGCATCGACTCGTGCTGACAGGTCTGggacaaaaaaaggaaacgGGCAGCTAAAAGGCGTACTCTTCCCCCTTAGGTCCCCTTTCTCAGCATTTACTGACCCCCTGTAtaatttctgtcacacaaataTCACTTAATTATTAGTATTTAGTAGATTAGCATTTATCCATCCACGTTGTAAATGGACCTGGGTCACTGGGGAAGCTGTCTAAGCAGACATGCCCAGACACATGGTTATGGTTAGAATGGAATAGTAGTGTTAATCTTAAAGCTTTAGATGTAGAATTTTCCCAGAATACACACTGAAAGATCAACATGTGACTTATGTAaattatttctgtatttttttcctctatgaggattttttttttaaacccaaacCAGTTTTTGACTTATTGAAATCTACATTCAATGCTTTACAGCTCATGCAGTAAGAAAGAATATGTAAAAGGAGAAAAGGCAGCTGCACAGAGAGAAACGGCCAGCGTGTTAAATCAGAAACAGATGTGATTTTGGGAGTTTTATTGAACCTGTTTTAGCAGGATGTACatacaaaaaaagtgaaaggtCCTCAGATATCAGAGGAAGTTTCCTGATATAGAACCAGAAAATGTGCACTATGCTGTATCATTTTAGAGTGTTTCATCCATGAGGTCATTGTTCCCGTCTGGTAAAATTTAATTTGTGTGTTAgagggtttgttttgtttatttttaccttCCAGTGTGTGCTGAAGTTCCAAAACCTGATTTATCAACCTCGTCTTCTCCTCAACCTCCACCTGATTCTCCATGTCTCCTGAAATAACAACAATACACGTCAGCATCATTAttatcatattattattattatcattagtagtagtagtatttctACACAAGCTAACCCTGAGGGAGACCGTTTCACCCACACGTACCATCTATGTCGCAGTTCATGGTGACAAGCTCGTTCTCCTGTTTGGTATACAGGGCTGCAGATCCACCGTCCACTGTGAGACAAAAAAGAGCGCCGTTATAGCTGTGATTTGTAACATGGAGTTTATATTTAAGAGGCAGTGCTACAATCTACCTCTCTGTTCATAAACAACGGTAAATATGGTGCCATcagtgtttacattttcatgtCAGTAGAGTTGGTGTGTCAGGCAGGGCGGCCTACTTACACTACAGAACACACGGACAAGGTTCATATGGGAAGGATATAATGGAAAGTCTATATAAGACCATGATTTTAATTATTAGCAGAATCACTGAACATTAAAGTTTAGGTTGATTATTATATACTCTACAGATGACACACTTCCAGCTGTAATTATTCCCCCTTTTGTTTACTCTCAGTCTTACTGCTGGGCAATATGTCCAAAAACTGTAATGAATTTCATTTCAGTAGATATCAGTGATCATTACAATAGAAGACAAATTCCCTTCAAGTTTAAAGTCACAGTGCTGAAAAATACTGAAACTGCTTCTGGGTAGTTTTCTATATTGTCATAAATATCATTATCTTAAATTTTCTTGAATCACTGTGACATAACTTTGAAGCTATACTGCCCACTCACTGGCACTTTGTTAGTTCATGTCTCCTGACAACACAAGCTGAGGTATGAACCAAGACCTGTTCCACCCTGCAATGTAAAGCCAGGTTTATTCCAATCCTAAAGCAATGAAACTGGGTTACTACAGTAGATCATCTCGCTCTATCTCTCCCTATCCCTATGTTTTTGGCCAGTAGTACCACAGAATCCACCAGCACCCTGTTTTCCAACAACACGAGAACCTGTGTTTGTTGATTTGGC
This sequence is a window from Oreochromis niloticus isolate F11D_XX linkage group LG6, O_niloticus_UMD_NMBU, whole genome shotgun sequence. Protein-coding genes within it:
- the clgn gene encoding calmegin; translated protein: MKLEKGWMWLLLLLLSALAVAAVAAHEKESEADVSDVVVDDDDDDMGLDEEELKVLMAEDEREQVKETHSKSTASEKDAGSNVSFQVTYKTPVPTGDVYFAETFDDGSLDRWQLSKTVKEDADGDIAKYDGKWAVEQLKENKVPGDQGLVLKSRAKHHAISAMLDKPFVFKDEPLVIQYEVNFQDGIDCGGAYIKLLSDTGSLNLEQFHDRTPYTIMFGPDKCGEDYKLHFIFRHKNPLNRDMEEKHAKRADVDLKKFYTDKKTHLYTLLLNPDNSYELFIDQSSVSRGNLLEDMVPPVNPPKEIDDPNDSKPDDWDERAKIPDPEAVKPDDWDEDAPAKIEDPDALKPEGWLDDESEFVPDPNAEKPEDWDEEMDGEWEAPQIPNPACETAPGCGAWKRPMINNPQYKGKWKAPLVDNPNYQGVWKPRKILNPDYFEDLQPFRMTPFKALGLELWSMTSDIYFDNFIITSHKEVADRWASDSWGLKKLVASANEPGIFAQLMMAAEERPWLWVIYILTVGLPVGLLVLFCWPKKSDDNYVYKKVDPPKADVEEEEEEEEEEEEEAAVDEEDKGAEATEAAPAAEEAEEDAEAGGDNVEGDDEEEEEEEEEEEEEEEGEEESKAPGRTLEDEMKDEGDVAEESHKQAVRKRRVRKD
- the scoca gene encoding short coiled-coil protein A isoform X1, with the protein product MEATVDEDDGTFTNISLADDTVDGGSAALYTKQENELVTMNCDIDGDMENQVEVEEKTRLINQVLELQHTLEDLSARVDAVKEENLKLKSENQVLGQYIENLMSASSVFQTTDTKSKRK
- the scoca gene encoding short coiled-coil protein A isoform X2; this translates as MNCDIDGDMENQVEVEEKTRLINQVLELQHTLEDLSARVDAVKEENLKLKSENQVLGQYIENLMSASSVFQTTDTKSKRK